From a single Carassius gibelio isolate Cgi1373 ecotype wild population from Czech Republic chromosome A18, carGib1.2-hapl.c, whole genome shotgun sequence genomic region:
- the LOC127934362 gene encoding transducin-like enhancer protein 3-A codes for MYPQGRHPAPHQPGQPGFKFTVAESCDRIKDEFQFLQAQYHSLKVEYDKLANEKTEMQRHYVMYYEMSYGLNIEMHKQTEIAKRLNAILAQIMPFLSQEHQQQVAQAVERAKQVTMTELNAIIGVRGLPNLPLTQQLQAQHLSHAAHGPVALPPHPSSLQPPGIPTVTGSGSGLLALGALGSQPHLPVKDEKNHHDLEHRESTNNSISPSDSLRTTSEKHRTSSDYSLDSKKRKVEDKDSVSRYDSDGDKSDDLVVDVSNEDPATPRGSPVHSPPENGIDKPRPAKKDTPNSPASVASSGSTPSSKNKEHGHNDKSSTPGLKSNTPTPRNDAPTPGTSTTPGLRPILGKPPMEALAAPALRTPLSYPSPFAMMSHHEMNGSLTSPGVYAGLHISPQMSAAAAAAAAYGRSPMAGFEHPHMRAPGLPTSLTSISGGKPAYSFHVSADGQMQPVPFPPDALIGPGIPRHARQINTLSHGEVVCAVTISNPTRHVYTGGKGCVKIWDISQPGSKSPVSQLDCLNRDNYIRSCKLLPDGRTLIVGGEASTLTIWDLASQTPRIKAELTSSAPACYALAISPDAKVCFSCCSDGNIAVWDLHNQTLVRQFQGHTDGASCIDISHDGTKLWTGGLDNTVRSWDLREGRQLQQHDFTSQIFSLGYCPTGEWLAVGMESSNVEVLHHTKPDKYQLHLHESCVLSLKFAYCGKWFVSTGKDNLLNAWRTPYGASIFQSKESSSVLSCDISADDKYIVTGSGDKKATVYEVIY; via the exons tactATGAGATGTCCTATGGGCTGAACATTGAAATGCACAAACAG ACCGAGATTGCCAAAAGGCTCAATGCGATTCTAGCCCAGATTATGCCTTTTCTGTCACAAGAG CACCAACAGCAAGTAGCACAAGCTGTTGAACGTGCAAAGCAAGTGACAATGACTGAACTGAATGCTATCATCGGGGTACGTGGACTTCCCAATCTGCCTCTCACC cagcagctccaggCCCAGCACCTCTCACACGCTGCCCACGGCCCCGTGGCTTTACCTCCCCACCCTTCGAGCCTTCAGCCACCAGGAATTCCAACAGTCACCGGCTCTGGCTCAGGCCTGCTGGCTCTAGGAGCACTGGGAAGTCAACCACACTTGCCGGTGAAGGATGAAAAAAACCACCATGACCTAGAGCATCGAG AGAGCACA AACAACTCGATTTCTCCATCAGACAGCCTGCGCACCACCAGCGAGAAACACCGCACCTCCTCTGATTATAGCTTGGACTCCAAGAAACGCAAAGTGGAAGACAAAGACAGCGTGAGCCGATAT GACAGTGATGGAGACAAAAGTGATGACCTGGTGGTTGATGTTTCCAACGAG GACCCTGCCACACCCAGAGGCAGCCCTGTCCACTCCCCTCCTGAGAATGGCATAGATAAGCCCCGCCCAGCAAAGAAGGATACGCCCAACAGCCCTGCCTCTGTGGCCTCCTCTGGCAGCACCCCGTCCTCTAAAAACAAGGAGCACGGCCAT AATGACAAATCCTCCACGCCTGGTCTGAAGTCCAACACCCCCACGCCCCGTAACGATGCCCCCACCCCGGGTACCAGCACCACCCCTGGACTGCGGCCCATCCTAGGCAAGCCTCCAATGGAAGCTCTTG CCGCCCCTGCTCTGCGCACCCCCCTCTCTTACCCATCTCCCTTTGCCATGATGAGCCACCATGAGATGAATGGTTCTCTGACCAGCCCTGGTGTCTATGCCGGTCTTCACATCTCTCCTCAGATGAGTGCGGCCGCTGCTGCTGCCGCTGCCTACGGACGCTCGCCCATG gCAGGTTTTGAGCATCCTCATATGAGAGCTCCCGGCCTCCCTACCAGTCTCACCTCAATCTCTGGAGGAAAACC aGCCTATTCTTTTCACGTCAGCGCTGACGGACAGATGCAGCCTGTGCCCTTCCCTCCAGATGCTCTCATTGGTCCAGGGATCCCACGTCACGCCCGTCAGATCAACACACTCAGTCATGGAGAGGTGGTGTGTGCTGTGACCATAAGCAATCCCACTCGACACGTATACACTGGTGGCAAGGGCTGTGTTAAAATCTGGGACATCAGTCAGCCTGGAAGCAAGAGTCCTGTGTCTCAACTAGACTGCCTG AACCGGGACAACTATATTCGGTCCTGTAAGCTATTGCCTGATGGCCGCACTCTTATCGTCGGAGGGGAGGCCAGCACACTGACCATTTGGGATCTTGCCTCCCAGACACCCCGCATCAAAGCCGAGCTGACCTCCTCCGCACCGGCTTGCTACGCATTGGCCATCAGCCCCGACGCCAAGGTGTGCTTCTCCTGCTGCAGCGATGGAAACATTGCCGTTTGGGACCTCCACAACCAGACCCTCGTCAG GCAATTCCAAGGCCACACAGATGGTGCCAGCTGCATTGACATCTCTCATGATGGTACCAAGCTCTGGACGGGTGGCCTTGACAACACCGTCCGCTCCTGGGACCTGAGAGAGGGACGGCAACTCCAGCAGCACGATTTCACATCTCAG ATCTTCTCCCTGGGCTACTGTCCTACGGGTGAGTGGCTGGCTGTCGGCATGGAAAGCAGCAACGTGGAGGTGCTCCACCACACCAAACCTGACAAGTACCAGCTGCACCTTCACGAGAGCTGTGTTCTCTCTCTCAAGTTTGCATACTGTG GTAAATGGTTCGTGAGCACTGGGAAGGACAATCTGTTGAATGCATGGAGGACTCCCTACGGCGCCAGCATATTCCAG TCAAAGGAATCATCCTCAGTCCTGAGCTGTGACATATCAGCCGATGACAAGTACATTGTTACAGGCTCTGGAGACAAGAAGGCCACGGTGTATGAAGTGATCTACTAG